A window of Osmerus mordax isolate fOsmMor3 chromosome 11, fOsmMor3.pri, whole genome shotgun sequence genomic DNA:
TTCCTGGTTCCATGCACACCTGTGTCTGCCTCCAATCACTCAGCGGTGGTCGACTGAGATCACCCTGCCCTCTGTATATATGTCTGCTCCTGTTGTCAGTCCTTGTCAGTTtgttgttttgagtttttccATGTGTTTCTGAGTACTTTGAGTACTTCCTGAGTACCACCTgactgagggagtcaggtggctgagcggttagggaatcgggctagtaaactgaaggttgccagtttgattcccggctgtgccaaatgacgttgtgtccttgggcaaggcacttaaccctacttgcctggggggaatgtccctgtacttactgtaagtcgctctggataagagcgtctgctaaatgactaaatgtaaatgtactttgagTCCACCTCCGGCACTCCTCACTGTTATAATAACAATATATGACCATGCTTCACCCACTCCATAGCAAACCTGCATTGTTGATCAGCAGGTCCAGTCTGGGTTCAGTCTTCAGGAAGGTTTCAACAAAGGAGCGCACAGACTTCAGACTCCCTAGATCCAGCTGCATGTACACCGCCTGGTTGCTCCCACTCTCCTGTAGAACAAAAAATATTCATAACTTTGCTCTAATCTATTAACAATCACAAAAATCTTAAAGGGCATAGAAGTGAGAAAACAGGCAGAATTCATCCTATTAAATAATTTCCATCTTCTTACCTTCTTAATCTCAGCAAGAGCAGCCTCACCCCTCTGCTTACTGCGGCAGGCCAGAATGACCCTGGCTCCTCTCTTGGCCAGGTCAATGGCTGTTGTCTTCCCAATACCTGTGTTACTTCCTGGAACAAACAATTCTGGATTGATAACTGGTTCTCCATTGAGTGAACCTAAACGTATGGACCATAAGTGACTCAAAATACAATTTAAGTACAACTAAAACTTAGAAACCCACTCACCAGTAACTATGGCAGTTTTTCCATGGAGTTTGACTTTGCTTTTACATGATGCCCCTTTGACACCAATTTGATAAAcaactgcatacacacacgccaacactACAGCAATAAGGAAAAACGTTTCCATTTTACTTTCTATATAAGTGAGGCATCAGATTGAGAGTCAAAGAACAGCACTCGACAGTTTCGACCCCTGTTCTAATTCACACGGCTTCAGATTCTGAGAATTTGAGTAGAGTTCAAGACACACCCATTTGAACTGAGCGGCGCATTCCAGCTTTTAGCAGGTCTTGTGCTTCCCCTCTGAAGGGCATGCAAAAGTACTTAggcaaaacaaaaaatacacTGCAGGGTCTTCAACAACCAGATACATTAATTTGCATCTCATACTTTATTATAGTTAAAAAAGTTTCAAACATGCTTCACAAGATATAAATGCATATTACACATCTTTCTGCATTTTGTCAGGTTTAAGGAATGACCTGCTCAAAAAGTGAAGtaatgtagttcagtaatgCTGGTCCTATGACAGGCAAGCTGTCAGTTGGCATAACTGGTGGTGGTTGTGCTTGAGATGTCAAATGTGGCGTGTTCGATCTCAGCTGCAGGTGAACGTTGGCCAAAACCAAAATTTTACACTTGGGGTGCGGTGGGGGTGTGTTTGGGGTCTGGGGTTTCTTTTCTGGAAAGGTAATCTCACCTTTTCCATAGTGGTTAGTGTTGCTGGAGAAATGTTGTTTCGGCGCTGAACAGTCAGTAAGTCAATTCTAGAGAAATGTTGTTTCGGCGCTGCAGTTAGTCAATGCTGGAGAAACGTTGGTGCAGGACTTAATAGTCAATGAGTCAATGCTAAATGATTTAATGTTTGTCTTCCACAGGTTTAATAGAATGTTTGGGATGAGTTTTAAAGCCCATGTCATAATGATCAAGGAATGTATAATGGAGAGGTACTTGAAttacattgtaaaaaaaaacgcCAATGGCATTTTTTGAAATAACACCATCTGTATGATTTTTTGACAAagttaatgtaaaatgtttacAAAAATTGAGCCAATTGGTACAACACGTGGCTGCAATAGCTATTGTTACTATTTTGTTAAGGTTATGTTCTAACAGCCGTGATTTTACTTGAGAGCCAACATTGGACACTATAAAATACCTTAGTTGTCTCGAGTTGTACAGAGTTAAATgccaatcagaaaacatcaccaTCACCCCCGGTATGGTAATGtcacgccaaacttttgataaaacttgagagccttATGATTCTTGTGTAGTTAGTGTAAACTAAAGCCTCAAAATACTATCGCTCTAAAAATTAATCTAAAGCGTGCTACCTTCTCCAGCCCAGTTGAGGGCAGTAATGAACCAGTTGACCTAAAAGTTGAGCATTCAAAGAAGAAGCTAGGCGGCGTATAAAAGCGTGTCTAAGATGAACAGAAAGATTTTGGATTTAAGTTATTAGTTATCTATTGTACTATCTTTGAGTATTTAATAATGGCTGGAAGTCGACTTGAGAAGTTTGGGACCGTTTTCACCCGGTAGGTTGTCCAGAGGCAAAATAATGTTTCTCAAGTTGTAAAGCTAGCCTGTGAGATCCAGTAGTACCCCAAGGTTATCCTTCGCCTATACTTCAGcaagttagctagccagcctATGAGCTATGCCCTAAAATTAATAGGTAGCTATATATGGTTTAGCCAGGCAGATAGGTCGGTTGGGCAATCTTGCTGGCTAGCAACGAGATTAATAGCTGAGGAGTCCCGCATACACTAGCATCGTTTGTCTTCAATTAGACTAATTGTTTACattgtgtgtcctgtgttctgcACAGTTCAGCTGCTATATAGCTGGTGCTACAGTAGAGCTAATATAGCAAGCAAGGTAGCTCTACCTCTCAGGCCAGGGATCTTTTGACTTCCTGACGAAGGTTGATGCTTAAACTTGTCGGGGTTTGTATAAAGGTTTAATATGACCATGTCATGACAATACACATTTTAATTTTCAGAGTGTGAATTTTAGTTTTCTTACATTTTAGTCCTCATGCATCCCACTCCAAAGAGCAGATAAGTATAGTAAACCATTAGAGCAGTGCCTTAGCTAGTCTGTGAGTAAGCTCTATGAAATACAATTCGTAGCTCTGGGGTTGCAGGTGGATTTAAGAAATGCCACTAGAAAATCTGAATAATATAATTATCTACTAACTCCACTGCAGAGTTAGAGATCTGATGCGCGCTGGAGTCGTCAAGCAGTCGGACAAGCCGATATGGTACGACGTGTACAAGGCCTTTCCTCCCAAGAGAGAACCCCTCTATGTGAAACCAGTGGCAAAGATATATGGGAAGAAAGTGGTGGTCGTTCCAGACATCTTCTACAGAGAGGATGAAATACGAGCGTAAGTGGGGAACCAAAACTTGTGTCCAAAGAAAATAACTTTATTTATTGTTAGTGTTCAAGCGTTTTTCTATTTCAGGAAATTCTACGAGATGTATGGGACCGGGCCCAGAGCTTTTGATCTCTCCAAAGCCAACTTTATTTCACCATGCCAAAGGTGTGATCATATATTTACATAGCATAGACTATTCTAATGGAGACGGTACTCATGCAGGAGAGGATTTTTTAAAACTTGTGTCACAGATATATTCATGAATATATTGCAAACACATTTTATGCATTTAAGAATATTCAGCTAACAAACATTTTCCCACGGTGTAGATTTGTACAGAAATACACTGAGCTGGAGAGCCGTGGAGAGCTTAAGGAGTCAGAGCTGTATGAGGCAACTGGGAAAGCACTTCTTGCAGAGGGACTTGTGTTGAGGAGAAGGGGTGGTTCCTCGGTAAGTTGAATGTTTGTGTTGAAGAGTTAATGTGAAAAGACTCATTACAGTGTGTCATGCTATAATATGTCTGGAAAGTTATCTTCTGTGTTGTCATTTTAGTAAGGGATTTGTGTTATGCTTATTCCCCTGCAGGTGGCACTAGAGACCAGGGATCCTGTGCTTGGTATGAAGCTGACAGACATGCTGGCAGAACAGCAGATAGAAACACCTGGTGAGGTGCCTGATGAACAGACACCCACTCACCCCATTCAACAGTGACACATGGAATTTAATCACAGAGACATTCACTTTGCTACTCAATGAACAATGAAACGTTTCTTTCTACTCTATGTACAAAATATTGTACCCTGTGTGGCTTCATTTTGTTCTGCTTGCCTGTGGGGTCCTGAATAAGTCAAATGGAGTGGAGAAGTTATAGAATTATGTTAGGTTACATCGgcctgtgtatatatatgtaaaatGTGTGTGGCTAAGATATTTGATGTGGAACAATACTGACCAGGACAGCTGTTTAAAATGTGTCCATTAATAATGAGTTAGTTGGTTTTCCTTTTCAGTTTCTCATGCATCACAACCACCATATtaaacatttaacatattaaacCCCAGAGCCCTGAAAGTAAATTGTAACTATCGTTTTATTTGAGGTAAAATAATtcaggcatgcaaactcctcaaCTTTAGGTGAGACCCAAAATGAGTCACCTACGTGACCCATTTTAATGgctaaacctcacagccaatcaggcagagtggggagaggttttATACAttgatctagcctcttaattttgctctcaaagtgcactaGATTGATGCATTTAACTTTAAAATTTAAGACATTTTCTTCTGGGGCAGCATGCCCCCGAACCCACCTAGAGGGTTGGGGGTTCTCACATATCGTTCTCACCTTTTTTACCCCTCACCTGTTTGCATGCTTGATAATTACACTAATGTAGTTTAAGTCAACATTGATGAGTATTGGTAGATCATTTGACAGCAGATCAAAAGGTGCAAAGTTGAAATCtgctgaaaaaaaacaaacatatagtgtgtatgtgaatgtggttAATGATGGGTAACCAGTGGAATCAGTTGTCTTCACTCTGGCTACCTGTTGACCTGTATAGTGACAGGTTTTAAAATGGATCTGTCTGCCTTACAGACTAGTTGGCTTCTATTAGTAGATAAATTCAAAGCTGGCCTATACCCAGGTCAATGGCATTGACTGTGATATCGGCACAAGAATGGCAGGTGGATTTATTTGCTCTTTTTCAGTG
This region includes:
- the mrps23 gene encoding 28S ribosomal protein S23, mitochondrial, coding for MAGSRLEKFGTVFTRVRDLMRAGVVKQSDKPIWYDVYKAFPPKREPLYVKPVAKIYGKKVVVVPDIFYREDEIRAKFYEMYGTGPRAFDLSKANFISPCQRFVQKYTELESRGELKESELYEATGKALLAEGLVLRRRGGSSVALETRDPVLGMKLTDMLAEQQIETPGEVPDEQTPTHPIQQ